The Bifidobacterium eulemuris genome includes a window with the following:
- a CDS encoding bifunctional metallophosphatase/5'-nucleotidase, translating into MRLTMYRKFVAMATAALTIGAMSLTVSAAVADEGANPSVASGDTATVTIFGLSDFHGHIENGGYLAAALKQTQAKNPNTIFAAAGDMVGASAFASSIANDEPAMEQLTAMNMVVSATGNHEYDQGAADLVDRIMPGMGSAQYIVANVSGGALEGKIQPYTITESGGKSIAFIGGVYETLLDSVSPAGMAGVTVIDPVVAINSYADQLSDGDESNGEADAVVALVHADANQLTGLNENVDAVVAGHTHMDQETETASGAPIKQTKNYGESYATIDLTITGSGKDAQVIASGQLNQIFDKDGNALYESDPEVNAIYERAQAAADEQGNTVLGTIDADSTFNRGRDVPGKLDSEENRGVESTLGVLNADAAMWAANEHGQQADIGVINAGGLRADLDPNGDKTITLKEAHDVLPFGNSTAVVTLTGAQLKALLEQQWQPAGASRPVQWLGLSSNVSYHYNLYTETINGTTLPRGEVFDLTVNGEAVRDTDTFTIAGNPFLLTGGDNFTVFTQGTNYVDTGYIDFDGLSDYLEAHPNLKAVSTRGSTGFSAVEVDGNTVSFTVSGLAFTTDEQRPKAIKLTANGVDFGTLKIFDFSGETQGPGAGSVMVTKTLSDADLATFLADAAADAATIRTAQVDVLFTDAETGDDTGGNTGDSDAPETQPTLPATGAGTCAIAAAAMLLLAGGVMLKRRSSAHSSVDAQ; encoded by the coding sequence ATGCGTCTGACCATGTATAGGAAATTCGTCGCGATGGCGACGGCAGCGCTCACCATCGGGGCGATGTCGCTTACCGTCTCCGCGGCGGTGGCCGATGAGGGCGCGAATCCCTCCGTCGCATCCGGCGACACCGCCACCGTCACGATCTTCGGCCTGTCCGACTTCCACGGGCATATCGAAAACGGCGGCTATCTGGCCGCTGCGCTCAAGCAGACCCAAGCCAAGAACCCGAACACCATTTTCGCCGCGGCAGGCGATATGGTCGGCGCCTCCGCCTTCGCCTCGTCCATCGCCAATGACGAACCCGCCATGGAGCAGCTGACGGCGATGAACATGGTCGTCTCCGCCACCGGCAACCACGAATACGACCAGGGCGCGGCCGATCTGGTGGACCGCATCATGCCGGGGATGGGCTCGGCTCAGTACATCGTGGCGAATGTGAGCGGCGGCGCGCTGGAAGGCAAGATCCAGCCGTACACCATCACCGAAAGCGGCGGCAAGAGCATCGCCTTCATCGGCGGTGTGTATGAGACGCTGCTCGACTCGGTTTCGCCGGCGGGTATGGCGGGCGTGACGGTTATCGATCCGGTAGTGGCGATCAACTCCTATGCCGACCAGCTTTCCGACGGTGACGAAAGCAACGGCGAAGCCGACGCGGTGGTGGCGCTGGTGCATGCCGACGCGAACCAGCTCACCGGTCTGAACGAGAATGTGGACGCGGTGGTCGCCGGACACACGCATATGGATCAGGAGACGGAAACCGCGTCCGGCGCGCCGATCAAGCAGACCAAGAACTATGGCGAATCCTACGCCACCATCGATCTGACGATCACCGGCAGCGGCAAGGATGCGCAGGTGATCGCAAGCGGCCAGCTGAACCAGATCTTCGATAAAGACGGCAACGCGCTGTACGAATCCGATCCGGAAGTGAACGCGATCTATGAACGTGCGCAGGCCGCCGCCGACGAGCAGGGCAACACCGTGCTCGGCACCATCGACGCCGACTCCACCTTCAACCGCGGACGCGACGTTCCGGGCAAGCTGGACAGTGAGGAGAACCGCGGCGTCGAATCCACGTTGGGCGTACTCAATGCCGACGCGGCGATGTGGGCGGCCAACGAGCACGGCCAGCAGGCCGATATCGGTGTGATCAACGCGGGCGGACTGCGCGCCGACCTCGACCCGAACGGCGACAAGACCATTACGCTGAAGGAAGCCCACGACGTGCTGCCCTTCGGCAACAGCACGGCGGTGGTCACCCTGACCGGCGCCCAACTCAAGGCGTTGCTCGAACAGCAGTGGCAGCCGGCCGGCGCGTCGCGTCCGGTGCAGTGGCTCGGCCTGTCCAGCAATGTGAGCTACCACTACAACCTGTATACCGAAACCATCAATGGAACCACCTTGCCCCGAGGTGAGGTGTTCGACCTGACCGTGAACGGCGAGGCCGTGCGTGACACGGACACCTTCACCATCGCGGGCAACCCCTTCCTGCTCACCGGCGGCGATAATTTCACCGTGTTCACGCAGGGCACGAACTATGTGGACACCGGCTATATCGATTTCGACGGACTGTCGGACTATCTTGAGGCCCATCCGAACCTGAAAGCCGTGAGCACCCGCGGCAGCACCGGATTCTCGGCGGTCGAGGTCGATGGGAACACCGTGAGCTTCACGGTGAGCGGCCTCGCCTTCACCACCGACGAGCAGCGTCCGAAGGCCATCAAGCTCACCGCCAACGGCGTGGACTTTGGCACGCTGAAGATTTTCGATTTCTCCGGCGAGACGCAGGGGCCGGGCGCGGGTTCGGTGATGGTGACGAAGACGCTGTCCGACGCCGATCTGGCGACCTTCCTCGCCGACGCGGCGGCCGACGCCGCGACGATCCGCACCGCCCAGGTCGACGTGCTGTTCACCGATGCCGAAACCGGGGATGACACCGGCGGCAATACCGGCGATTCGGACGCTCCGGAGACGCAACCCACGTTGCCCGCCACCGGTGCCGGAACCTGCGCCATCGCGGCTGCGGCCATGCTGCTGCTTGCCGGCGGCGTGATGCTCAAGCGCCGCAGCTCCGCCCACTCCTCGGTTGACGCGCAATAG
- a CDS encoding amino acid ABC transporter permease, giving the protein MAANESAVLFDQPGPKGRRTIRIVNWIAGVVFAIVVVLILMRLHNPPDGENQLSWELWKPALEREAWTDFYLPGLWMTVQASVVAVIGSVVFGLVFGIGRLLPNPLLRAVSAVIVEFCRAVPVLLMMIFFWRWFAFAGMSSPSYWAVVIALVLYNGSVVAELVRSGVGNLPNGQREASLALGLTETQSLMQIEVPQAVFAMLPAAVTQLVVVVKDTALGSIIMYTDLLQESRRLGSMYFNILQTLVVAAVVYFIVCWLLSRLAEWLPEHMQRRTAAPVEPEAVAPIAIMDPSNVNQIAVAKEVKERPLGGAPRQYHVHHRGTNASIHNWRRTRYEQGYDEFQQGKGGEDAEQEKR; this is encoded by the coding sequence ATGGCCGCAAACGAAAGCGCCGTGCTGTTCGACCAGCCTGGTCCCAAGGGCCGCAGAACCATCCGCATCGTCAACTGGATCGCCGGGGTGGTCTTCGCGATCGTGGTGGTGCTGATTCTCATGCGCCTGCACAATCCGCCGGATGGTGAGAACCAGCTGAGCTGGGAATTGTGGAAGCCTGCGCTCGAACGCGAGGCGTGGACCGATTTCTATTTGCCCGGCCTGTGGATGACCGTGCAGGCCTCCGTGGTGGCCGTGATCGGCTCGGTGGTGTTCGGCTTGGTGTTTGGCATTGGCCGTCTGCTGCCGAATCCGCTGCTGCGCGCCGTCTCCGCGGTGATCGTCGAGTTCTGCCGCGCCGTGCCCGTGCTGCTGATGATGATCTTCTTCTGGCGGTGGTTCGCGTTCGCGGGGATGTCCAGTCCATCCTATTGGGCGGTGGTGATCGCGCTGGTGCTGTACAACGGTTCCGTGGTGGCCGAGTTGGTGCGCTCGGGCGTCGGCAATCTGCCGAACGGCCAGCGTGAGGCCTCGCTGGCGTTGGGCCTGACCGAAACGCAGTCGTTGATGCAGATCGAGGTGCCTCAGGCCGTGTTCGCCATGCTGCCCGCAGCCGTGACCCAGCTGGTCGTGGTGGTCAAGGACACCGCGCTCGGCTCGATCATCATGTATACGGATCTGCTGCAGGAGTCGCGCCGACTGGGATCGATGTACTTCAACATCCTGCAGACGCTGGTGGTGGCCGCCGTGGTGTACTTTATCGTCTGCTGGCTGCTGTCCCGTCTGGCGGAATGGCTGCCCGAGCATATGCAACGCCGCACGGCCGCGCCGGTGGAGCCGGAGGCGGTGGCTCCCATCGCGATTATGGACCCTTCGAACGTGAATCAGATCGCCGTGGCCAAGGAGGTCAAGGAGCGTCCGCTCGGTGGGGCGCCGCGCCAGTACCATGTGCACCATCGCGGCACCAACGCGTCGATCCACAACTGGCGCCGCACCCGTTACGAGCAGGGGTACGACGAATTCCAGCAAGGGAAAGGCGGCGAGGACGCGGAGCAGGAGAAGCGGTAG
- a CDS encoding amino acid ABC transporter permease gives MNGFVELFSEYDVVGAFLVNIEITLWSALFSLVLGVVLVMMRISPISSMRTVAGAYVELFKNLPLTIIMVFMVLGAYAQLKLTFSDIFATNFFWLAVTGLSLYTAAFVCESLRSGINTVPIGQAEAARALGLGFMQSASQIILPQAFRGSVAPLGNTLIALLKNSTVAAAASVSTETSSLMSEMIEFRPDVIVQIFLIFAIGYVILIIPIGMITTFLSNKLAVRR, from the coding sequence ATGAACGGATTCGTCGAACTGTTCAGCGAATACGACGTGGTCGGCGCGTTCCTGGTGAACATCGAAATCACCCTGTGGTCGGCCCTATTCTCGCTGGTGCTCGGCGTGGTGCTGGTGATGATGCGCATTTCGCCGATCTCCTCGATGCGCACTGTGGCCGGCGCGTATGTGGAGCTGTTCAAGAACCTGCCGCTGACCATCATCATGGTGTTCATGGTGCTGGGTGCCTACGCGCAGCTCAAGCTCACCTTCTCCGACATCTTCGCCACGAATTTCTTCTGGCTGGCGGTGACAGGCCTGAGCCTGTATACGGCGGCGTTCGTGTGCGAGTCGCTGCGCAGCGGCATCAACACCGTGCCGATCGGTCAGGCCGAGGCGGCGCGCGCATTGGGCTTGGGCTTCATGCAGTCGGCCAGCCAGATCATCCTGCCGCAGGCCTTCCGCGGTTCCGTGGCGCCTCTCGGCAACACGCTGATCGCTCTGCTCAAGAACTCGACGGTCGCGGCCGCCGCGTCGGTCTCCACCGAAACCTCCTCGCTGATGAGCGAGATGATCGAGTTCCGCCCCGACGTGATCGTCCAGATCTTCCTGATCTTCGCCATCGGCTATGTGATCCTCATCATTCCGATCGGCATGATCACCACGTTCCTGTCCAACAAGCTCGCCGTGAGGAGGTGA
- a CDS encoding integrase catalytic domain-containing protein — protein sequence MATRKRLTNRFKAEYAKGDKKQKGEILDRLEAVGMGRSTARRLLTQAEREKPVKGAARGRRPKYDAGAQRLLERLWLLMGMPCGPYMKAMFDQWIPALLANGELDGIDGDALDQVLAMSPSTIDRRLRPLKQAAMPKGASLTRPAAEHMRNSIRIRKCTDETIRVPGLAEADTVAHCGPSMKGEFARTLTMVDYATNWTVNVTARNNAKSNIKAAVATALPLFPFPVTCFDSDNGVEFINDELVDWLLEQDIEQTRSRPYRKNDQATVESRNNHVVRKYAFHWRYDTAQQRELLNRLWAKTYVLLNLFTPTRKPVRVDQGRDGRRKTVYDEPRTPWARVLEHDAADRAAGGGGYVVDDARRRIEGIIAATNPARLNREIAVIQDELERVSRDRTEAMARRAGLDMGYLGKAIERMRADAGQNDK from the coding sequence ATGGCCACGAGAAAACGGCTGACGAACAGGTTCAAGGCGGAGTACGCCAAGGGCGACAAGAAACAGAAGGGCGAGATCCTCGACCGCCTCGAGGCCGTCGGGATGGGCAGGTCCACCGCCCGGCGGCTGCTCACGCAGGCGGAGAGGGAGAAACCCGTGAAAGGCGCGGCGCGGGGCAGGCGGCCGAAGTACGACGCGGGCGCGCAGCGGCTGCTGGAGCGCCTGTGGCTGCTCATGGGCATGCCGTGCGGCCCGTACATGAAGGCCATGTTCGACCAGTGGATTCCCGCGCTCCTGGCGAACGGCGAGCTCGACGGCATCGACGGCGACGCGCTGGACCAGGTGCTGGCGATGAGTCCGTCGACCATCGACCGGCGGCTCAGACCGCTCAAACAGGCCGCCATGCCGAAGGGCGCGTCGCTGACCCGGCCGGCCGCGGAGCACATGCGCAACTCGATCAGGATCCGCAAATGCACCGACGAGACAATCCGCGTTCCCGGCCTGGCCGAGGCAGACACCGTGGCCCACTGCGGGCCCAGCATGAAGGGCGAGTTCGCCCGCACCCTGACGATGGTGGACTACGCGACGAACTGGACCGTGAACGTCACCGCCCGCAACAATGCCAAATCCAACATCAAGGCAGCGGTCGCCACCGCCCTGCCGCTCTTCCCGTTTCCCGTCACCTGCTTCGACTCCGACAACGGCGTCGAGTTCATCAACGACGAGCTCGTCGACTGGCTGCTCGAACAGGACATCGAACAGACCCGCAGCCGCCCGTACAGGAAGAACGACCAGGCCACCGTCGAGTCGCGCAACAACCACGTCGTCAGGAAATACGCGTTCCACTGGCGCTACGACACCGCGCAGCAGCGCGAGCTGCTCAACCGGCTGTGGGCGAAGACCTACGTGCTGCTGAACCTGTTCACGCCCACCCGCAAGCCCGTGCGCGTCGACCAGGGGCGCGACGGGCGCAGGAAGACCGTGTACGACGAGCCCCGCACCCCGTGGGCGCGCGTGCTGGAGCACGACGCCGCCGACCGCGCCGCCGGGGGCGGCGGATACGTCGTCGACGACGCCCGCCGCCGCATCGAGGGGATCATCGCCGCCACCAACCCCGCCCGCCTCAACCGCGAGATCGCCGTCATCCAGGACGAACTCGAACGCGTCAGCCGGGACCGCACCGAGGCGATGGCCCGCCGCGCCGGCCTGGACATGGGATACTTGGGAAAGGCGATCGAACGCATGCGCGCCGACGCCGGACAAAACGACAAATAG
- a CDS encoding amino acid ABC transporter ATP-binding protein produces MSEMKNNETARPLAPLVPGRDDPNKPLVELAHVEKHFGDLHVLKDINLTVTKGEVLVVVGPSGSGKSTMCRTINRLETIDSGVIRIDGKPLPQEGKELAALRAEVGMVFQSFNLFANKTILENVTLAPIKVRHMDKKEAEDLAMDLLARVGVDSQASKMPSQLSGGQQQRVAIARALAMRPKVMLFDEPTSALDPEMVNEVLDVMVELAREGMTMICITHEMGFARKAANRIVFMADGRILEEGTPDEFFDNPKTDRAKDFLSKILTH; encoded by the coding sequence ATGTCTGAAATGAAGAACAACGAAACCGCACGTCCGCTGGCGCCGCTGGTGCCGGGGCGGGACGACCCGAACAAACCGCTTGTCGAGCTGGCCCACGTGGAGAAGCATTTCGGCGACCTTCACGTCCTCAAAGACATCAACCTCACCGTCACCAAGGGCGAGGTGCTCGTGGTGGTCGGCCCGTCCGGCTCCGGCAAGTCCACGATGTGCCGCACCATCAACCGCCTGGAGACCATCGACTCCGGCGTGATCCGCATCGACGGCAAACCGCTGCCCCAGGAAGGCAAGGAGCTCGCCGCCCTGCGCGCCGAAGTGGGCATGGTTTTCCAATCCTTCAACCTGTTCGCCAACAAGACGATCCTCGAGAACGTGACGCTCGCCCCGATCAAGGTGCGTCATATGGACAAGAAAGAGGCCGAGGATCTGGCCATGGACCTGCTCGCCCGCGTCGGCGTGGACAGCCAGGCGAGCAAGATGCCCAGCCAGCTTTCCGGCGGCCAGCAGCAGCGCGTCGCCATCGCCCGCGCGCTCGCCATGCGCCCCAAGGTGATGCTGTTCGACGAGCCGACGTCCGCGCTCGACCCGGAGATGGTCAACGAGGTGCTCGACGTGATGGTGGAGCTCGCCCGCGAAGGCATGACGATGATCTGCATCACCCATGAGATGGGATTCGCCCGTAAAGCCGCCAACCGCATCGTGTTCATGGCCGACGGCCGCATTCTCGAAGAAGGCACGCCCGACGAGTTCTTCGACAATCCGAAAACCGACCGCGCCAAGGACTTCCTGTCGAAGATCCTCACGCATTAG
- the aspS gene encoding aspartate--tRNA ligase yields MSQTAYRTHHATEVTEALAGDKVTLSGWVDRRRDHGGVAFIDLRDTTGLVQVVIYDEEMARPLRSEFVIQVTGEVRLRPEGNENEHLATGKIEVVAESIDVLAKSDALPFQVSTALENESENKLPGEEVRLKYRYLDLRRPSMQRNLKLRSDMSKAARQALDEMGFTEVETPTMIKSTPEGARDFVVPARLVPGSWYALPQSPQLLKQLLMVSGVERYYQLARCYRDEDFRADRQPEFTQLDMEMAFVDQEDVMAMAEKVIAAIWKAAGYEIQLPIQRITWQEAMDKYGSDKPDLRFGNPLVELTDFFKNTPFRVFQAPYVGAVVFKGGAATPRRQFDAWQEWAKQRGAKGLAYVVFAEDGELKGPVAKNLSDEERAGLREAVGAEEGDAVFFAAGARTTAQALLGAVRVELADRAGLLKPDEFAFTWVVDFPMFKSTDDPDDDDVAIGHSKWTAMHHPFTMPSKDWIDSFDKDPEHAMSDAYDIVCNGNEMGGGSVRIHRDDIQDRVLDVLGITDEEAADKFGFLLEAFKYGAPPHAGIALGWDRAAAILAGAESIRDVIAFPKAGGGRDPLTGAPAPISAEQRAETGVDYEPDDEE; encoded by the coding sequence ATGAGCCAGACGGCTTACAGAACACATCACGCCACCGAGGTGACGGAAGCCCTCGCCGGCGACAAGGTGACGCTAAGCGGTTGGGTCGACCGCCGTCGCGACCATGGCGGCGTGGCCTTCATCGACCTGCGCGACACCACCGGTCTGGTGCAGGTCGTCATCTACGACGAGGAGATGGCCCGCCCGCTGCGTTCCGAATTCGTGATCCAGGTCACCGGTGAGGTGCGCCTGCGTCCGGAAGGCAACGAGAACGAGCATCTGGCCACCGGTAAGATCGAGGTCGTGGCCGAGAGCATCGACGTGCTCGCCAAGTCCGACGCGTTGCCGTTCCAGGTCTCCACCGCGCTCGAGAACGAGTCCGAGAACAAGCTGCCCGGCGAGGAAGTGCGTCTGAAGTACCGCTACCTCGACCTGCGCCGCCCCTCCATGCAGCGCAACCTGAAGCTGCGCTCCGACATGAGCAAGGCCGCCCGTCAGGCCCTCGACGAGATGGGCTTCACTGAGGTGGAGACCCCCACCATGATCAAGTCCACGCCTGAGGGCGCGCGCGACTTTGTGGTGCCGGCCCGTCTGGTGCCTGGCTCCTGGTACGCCCTGCCGCAGTCCCCGCAGCTGCTCAAGCAGCTGCTCATGGTCTCGGGTGTGGAGCGCTACTACCAGCTCGCCCGCTGCTACCGTGACGAGGACTTCCGCGCCGACCGCCAGCCCGAGTTCACCCAGCTCGACATGGAGATGGCGTTCGTCGACCAGGAGGATGTGATGGCCATGGCCGAGAAGGTCATCGCCGCCATCTGGAAGGCCGCCGGCTATGAGATCCAGCTGCCGATCCAGCGCATCACCTGGCAGGAGGCCATGGACAAGTACGGCTCCGACAAGCCGGATCTGCGCTTCGGCAACCCGCTGGTCGAGCTCACCGATTTCTTCAAGAACACGCCGTTCCGCGTGTTCCAGGCCCCCTATGTGGGCGCCGTCGTGTTCAAGGGCGGCGCGGCCACCCCGCGTCGTCAGTTCGACGCCTGGCAGGAGTGGGCCAAGCAGCGCGGCGCGAAGGGCCTGGCCTATGTGGTGTTCGCCGAGGACGGCGAGCTGAAGGGCCCCGTGGCCAAGAATCTCTCCGACGAGGAGCGTGCCGGTCTGCGTGAGGCCGTCGGTGCCGAAGAGGGCGACGCCGTGTTCTTCGCTGCCGGCGCCCGCACCACCGCGCAGGCGCTGCTCGGTGCCGTGCGCGTCGAGCTCGCCGACCGCGCCGGCCTGCTCAAGCCGGACGAGTTCGCCTTCACCTGGGTGGTGGACTTCCCGATGTTCAAGTCCACCGACGATCCGGATGACGACGATGTGGCGATCGGCCACTCCAAGTGGACCGCCATGCATCATCCGTTCACCATGCCGTCCAAGGATTGGATCGATTCCTTCGACAAGGATCCCGAGCACGCCATGTCCGACGCATACGACATCGTCTGCAACGGCAACGAAATGGGCGGTGGCTCCGTGCGTATCCACCGCGACGACATCCAGGACCGCGTGCTCGACGTGCTGGGCATCACCGACGAGGAAGCCGCCGACAAGTTCGGCTTCCTGCTTGAGGCGTTCAAGTACGGCGCGCCCCCGCACGCCGGCATCGCCCTCGGATGGGACCGCGCCGCGGCCATCCTCGCCGGTGCCGAATCCATCCGCGACGTCATCGCCTTCCCGAAGGCCGGCGGCGGCCGTGATCCGCTGACCGGTGCCCCGGCCCCGATCTCGGCCGAGCAGCGCGCCGAAACCGGCGTCGACTACGAGCCGGACGATGAAGAGTGA
- the hisS gene encoding histidine--tRNA ligase has translation MAKGASISGFPEWLPSERVVEQRVIDTLREVFELNGFIGIETRAVETGASLLKKGETSKEIYLLSRLQEVGHESDTPVEERLGLHFDLTVPLSRYVVENSGALAFPFKRWQIQKVWRGERPQEGRFREFVQADIDVIGNGDLPDHYEVELPLVMVAALERLREYGLPKATVHANNRKLSEGFYRGLGLTDVEGVLREIDKLDKIGADEVAKLLVSECGANEDQARACLELASLTAADGAELTERFDALAAAHGITSEGETAEAYALAKQGLDTLAMIVDEAAAIRPGSVIADLKIARGLDYYTGSVYETFLDGAASLGSICSGGRYDNLASQGNKKYPGVGLSIGLSRLVSYMLHTAGAHASRVSPAVVMVAVWSEDERAASNRIANTLRSRGIAADVAPTAVKIGKQIKYADKLGIPYVWFPGQEGAGDEVKNIVSGDQLEADATSWEPDTVNARQTVVM, from the coding sequence GTGGCTAAAGGTGCATCAATATCAGGATTTCCAGAGTGGCTCCCCTCTGAACGCGTAGTGGAGCAGCGTGTTATCGACACGCTTCGTGAGGTTTTCGAACTCAACGGATTCATAGGAATCGAGACGAGAGCCGTGGAAACAGGCGCAAGTCTGCTCAAAAAAGGCGAGACCAGCAAAGAGATCTATCTGCTGAGCCGTCTGCAGGAGGTCGGCCACGAATCCGACACTCCGGTGGAGGAGCGACTGGGTCTGCATTTCGATCTGACCGTGCCGCTGAGCCGGTATGTGGTCGAGAATTCCGGCGCGCTCGCCTTCCCATTCAAGCGCTGGCAGATCCAGAAGGTGTGGCGTGGCGAGCGCCCGCAGGAGGGGCGCTTCCGCGAGTTCGTGCAGGCCGATATCGACGTGATCGGCAACGGTGATCTGCCCGACCATTACGAGGTGGAGCTGCCGCTGGTGATGGTCGCCGCGTTGGAGCGCCTGCGCGAGTACGGCCTGCCCAAGGCGACCGTGCATGCGAACAACCGCAAGCTCTCCGAAGGGTTCTATCGAGGACTGGGCCTGACGGACGTCGAAGGCGTGCTGCGCGAGATCGACAAGCTCGACAAAATCGGTGCCGACGAGGTGGCCAAGCTGCTGGTCAGCGAATGCGGCGCGAACGAGGATCAGGCGCGCGCCTGCCTCGAACTCGCCTCTCTGACCGCGGCGGACGGCGCGGAGCTGACCGAACGCTTCGATGCGCTCGCCGCGGCCCACGGCATCACCTCCGAAGGCGAGACGGCCGAGGCATACGCGCTGGCCAAGCAGGGACTCGACACGCTCGCCATGATTGTGGACGAGGCCGCCGCCATCCGCCCGGGCTCCGTGATCGCGGACCTGAAAATCGCCCGTGGACTCGACTACTACACCGGCTCCGTCTACGAGACCTTCCTCGACGGTGCGGCCTCGCTCGGCTCGATCTGCTCAGGCGGCCGCTACGACAACCTCGCCTCGCAGGGTAATAAGAAGTATCCCGGCGTGGGCCTGTCCATCGGCCTGTCGCGACTGGTGTCGTATATGCTGCACACCGCCGGCGCGCACGCCAGCCGCGTCTCCCCGGCCGTGGTGATGGTGGCCGTGTGGAGCGAGGACGAGCGCGCGGCCTCCAACCGCATCGCCAACACGCTGCGTTCGCGCGGCATCGCGGCCGATGTGGCGCCCACCGCGGTGAAAATCGGCAAGCAGATCAAATACGCCGACAAGCTCGGCATCCCCTACGTGTGGTTCCCCGGCCAGGAGGGCGCGGGCGACGAGGTGAAGAACATCGTCTCCGGCGACCAGCTCGAGGCCGACGCCACGTCGTGGGAGCCGGATACTGTTAATGCCCGGCAAACCGTTGTAATGTGA
- a CDS encoding DUF349 domain-containing protein: MADENVTETENTTETAEQATSPAVPTPAAMPKPHAPSPAAFAKKPAAVAHVAAPATGTYTDAQVKEAEAFGRVDDNGTVFVKEGETEREVGQFPDASKEEALALYARRFLDLKAKLDLLATRLNSPNVKTREIDDSLKTLAEETAEPAVVGDIASLKAQFEELKATAEAKKTEIAEARKAAVAKAVEERTKIVEKAEELAASLGDSTNWRSTADKFRALFDEWQQHQRSTVRIDKADADALWKRFSSARTTFNQARRKWAQTRDNERNQAKEVKEAIIAEANELKDSTAWGETSRKFNDLMDRWKKAGRAGRNEDDALWAKFREAADAFFNARQADRDQISSSEKENLAKKEALLAKAEALVPVADEKAAKQARQALAAIQEEWDQIGYVPRDDMRRIENRLDAVDKQIKAVEDAAWKQADPEADARKSSFEVQLTAQLAELDEKIAAETDEKKKAKLEAEKATKEQWLNAIK; encoded by the coding sequence ATGGCCGACGAGAACGTCACCGAAACCGAGAACACCACTGAGACCGCCGAGCAGGCAACGTCGCCCGCCGTGCCGACGCCCGCCGCCATGCCCAAGCCGCACGCGCCCTCCCCGGCCGCGTTCGCGAAGAAGCCGGCCGCCGTCGCGCATGTCGCCGCTCCTGCCACCGGCACGTATACCGACGCGCAGGTGAAGGAGGCCGAGGCTTTCGGTCGTGTGGACGACAACGGCACCGTCTTCGTCAAGGAGGGCGAGACCGAGCGCGAGGTGGGCCAGTTCCCCGACGCTTCCAAGGAGGAGGCGCTGGCGCTGTATGCCCGCCGCTTCCTGGATCTGAAAGCCAAGCTCGATCTGCTGGCAACCCGTCTGAACTCCCCGAACGTCAAGACGCGTGAGATCGACGATTCGCTCAAGACGCTGGCCGAGGAGACCGCCGAGCCGGCAGTCGTGGGCGACATCGCCTCGCTGAAGGCCCAGTTCGAGGAACTGAAGGCCACGGCCGAGGCCAAGAAGACCGAAATCGCCGAAGCCCGCAAGGCCGCGGTGGCCAAGGCCGTCGAGGAGCGCACGAAGATCGTCGAGAAGGCCGAGGAATTGGCCGCCTCGCTTGGCGACAGCACCAACTGGCGTTCCACCGCCGATAAGTTCCGCGCCCTGTTCGACGAGTGGCAGCAGCATCAGCGTTCCACCGTCCGCATCGACAAGGCCGACGCGGACGCGCTGTGGAAGCGCTTCTCCTCCGCCCGCACCACCTTCAACCAGGCCCGCCGCAAGTGGGCCCAGACGCGCGACAACGAGCGCAACCAGGCCAAGGAGGTCAAGGAGGCGATCATCGCCGAGGCGAACGAACTGAAGGATTCCACCGCTTGGGGCGAGACCTCGCGCAAGTTCAACGATCTGATGGATCGTTGGAAGAAGGCCGGCCGCGCCGGCCGCAACGAGGACGACGCCCTGTGGGCCAAGTTCCGCGAGGCCGCCGACGCGTTCTTCAACGCTCGCCAGGCCGACCGCGATCAGATCTCATCCTCCGAAAAGGAGAACCTCGCCAAGAAGGAGGCGCTGCTGGCCAAGGCCGAGGCGCTGGTGCCGGTGGCTGATGAGAAGGCCGCCAAGCAGGCGCGCCAGGCCCTCGCCGCCATCCAGGAGGAGTGGGACCAGATCGGCTACGTGCCGCGCGACGATATGCGCCGCATCGAGAACCGTCTCGACGCGGTCGACAAGCAGATCAAGGCCGTTGAGGACGCCGCTTGGAAGCAGGCCGATCCGGAGGCCGACGCCCGCAAGTCCAGCTTCGAAGTGCAGCTGACCGCCCAGCTCGCTGAGCTGGATGAGAAGATCGCTGCCGAAACCGACGAGAAGAAGAAGGCCAAGCTCGAGGCCGAGAAGGCCACCAAGGAGCAGTGGCTCAACGCCATCAAGTAG